In Flavobacterium enshiense, the genomic stretch CGAGATTAAAAGTAGCAGATAACACGGGAGCAAAAGAAGTTTTGACAATCCGTGTTTTAGGAGGAACGAAACGTCGTTATGCCTCTGTTGGAGATAAAATTGTAGTATCTATTAAAGATGCAACACCAAACGGAAACGTTAAGAAAGGTGCTGTTTCTACTGCAGTTGTTGTACGTACCAAAAAAGAAGTGAGAAGAGCCGACGGTTCATACATCAGATTTGACGAT encodes the following:
- the rplN gene encoding 50S ribosomal protein L14; its protein translation is MVQQESRLKVADNTGAKEVLTIRVLGGTKRRYASVGDKIVVSIKDATPNGNVKKGAVSTAVVVRTKKEVRRADGSYIRFDDNACVLLNAAGEMRGTRVFGPVARELREKQFMKIVSLAPEVL